One region of Carbonactinospora thermoautotrophica genomic DNA includes:
- a CDS encoding glycosyltransferase family 87 protein produces the protein MERQTDLVLPSRDDPVVAAGSEAIGGPAGRRLLPGTGWWTPARVIVLLTVLVFSLGIAQRDYCRDIGWPRENNLQYVHVCYSDMPHLYRERGFAEGNVPYLDTGEYPRLEYPVLIGAVMTVTAKAARATERTLTGQAVRFYDLNAWLMLLCAAVTALAVVNLAGRRPWDAALYALAPGLALTGTINWDMMAVAFAMLGLLAWARRRPLLAGALLGLGTAAKLYPVLLLGPLFLVCLRAPDKRAAFSALAKTVTGAAVAWLAVNVPVLLLAPNGWRAFWVFNEQRGAEFGSIWLVLEQAGQGKIPHFNLLVGGVLAALFAGIAWLALTAPARPRLAQLAFLTVAAFAVFNKVYSPQYVLWLIPLAALARPRWRDFIAWQACEVVYYLAVWYYLAGSYDPNRGLPVGLYSVAIMIHVAGTLYFAGMVIRDLLHPQHDPVRPGPDALGQDPLSGPLVAASRTGQTGGAPAVG, from the coding sequence GTGGAAAGGCAGACCGACCTCGTCCTGCCGTCCCGGGACGACCCGGTGGTGGCAGCCGGCAGCGAGGCGATCGGCGGGCCGGCGGGCAGGCGACTGCTGCCCGGCACCGGTTGGTGGACCCCGGCCCGCGTGATCGTGCTGCTGACCGTGCTGGTGTTCTCGCTCGGCATCGCCCAGCGTGACTACTGCCGCGACATCGGCTGGCCGCGCGAGAACAACCTCCAGTACGTGCACGTCTGCTACAGCGACATGCCGCACCTGTACCGGGAGCGCGGCTTCGCCGAGGGCAACGTGCCGTACCTCGACACCGGCGAGTACCCACGGCTGGAGTACCCGGTCCTGATCGGCGCGGTGATGACCGTCACCGCCAAGGCGGCCCGGGCCACCGAACGCACGCTCACCGGCCAGGCCGTCCGGTTCTACGACCTGAACGCCTGGCTCATGCTGCTCTGCGCGGCCGTCACCGCGCTCGCGGTGGTGAACCTCGCCGGCCGCCGGCCGTGGGACGCCGCCCTGTACGCCCTCGCGCCAGGGCTGGCGCTGACCGGCACCATCAACTGGGACATGATGGCGGTCGCGTTCGCCATGCTCGGCCTGCTCGCGTGGGCGCGCCGCCGCCCCCTGCTGGCCGGGGCGCTGCTCGGCCTGGGTACCGCCGCGAAGCTGTACCCGGTGCTGCTGCTCGGCCCGCTGTTCCTGGTGTGCCTGCGGGCGCCCGACAAGCGCGCGGCGTTCTCGGCCCTGGCCAAGACGGTCACCGGGGCGGCCGTCGCCTGGCTGGCGGTGAACGTGCCGGTGCTGCTGCTCGCCCCGAACGGGTGGCGGGCGTTCTGGGTGTTCAACGAGCAGCGCGGGGCCGAGTTCGGGTCGATCTGGCTCGTCCTGGAGCAGGCCGGGCAGGGCAAGATCCCGCACTTCAACCTGCTGGTCGGAGGGGTGCTGGCGGCGCTGTTCGCGGGCATCGCCTGGCTCGCCCTGACCGCGCCGGCACGTCCGCGCCTGGCCCAGCTCGCGTTCCTGACCGTGGCGGCGTTCGCGGTGTTCAACAAGGTGTATTCGCCGCAGTACGTGCTCTGGCTCATCCCGCTCGCGGCGCTCGCCCGGCCCCGGTGGCGGGACTTCATCGCCTGGCAGGCGTGCGAGGTCGTCTACTACCTGGCCGTCTGGTACTACCTGGCCGGCAGCTACGACCCCAACCGGGGGCTGCCGGTGGGCCTGTACTCGGTCGCGATCATGATCCACGTGGCCGGCACCCTCTACTTCGCCGGCATGGTGATCCGCGACCTCCTGCACCCGCAGCACGATCCGGTCCGGCCCGGTCCGGACGCGCTGGGCCAGGATCCCCTGAGTGGCCCGTTGGTCGCCGCGTCCCGGACGGGCCAGACTGGTGGGGCACCCGCCGTCGGTTGA
- a CDS encoding transglycosylase domain-containing protein: protein MSDYRHGFPPAHGSGPYVRPGSSPGRSDYGNSFDDDPELARLLGPRTSGTYAGGGNRQQIPDASRRSEPQPSGGRRRRAAQGTATPPPTARPPRTRAEARARAREAARRSKRRFIDYPRADKTGLARWVPSFTQVAICCLFFLALGMAVFTYAYIKTPVPDPNEFAEAQAVIYQYAGGRQDIYRDGENRIKVSYEQMPPAVRYAPVALENRTFFTDNGISPKGILRALWSNLKGGSTQGGSTITQQYVKNYYLTQERTLERKLKEFIIALKIDKQMRKDQILEGYLNTIYFGRRSYGVATAAETYFGKPVDKLTIGEAAVLASILRSPGFYDPYIGNNGKLNPANLNRLKARYALALNELVKLQRPDWHFTQAQADEWKRNFPMPKPPVKKKNELGGQRGYIVEMVNKELKERYGLTEAKLDRGGYRVVTTIDPKAQRAAEDAVQKEFWDKAGEVDIPSDVHVALTAVEPGTGKIKAVYGDKNYLTRPYNGAATAGGAQAGSTFKVFTLAAALREGISLESRFAGDSPYYIPTKNGASSNEPPVDNENDKDWGEGPDRRIDMITATKNSINSAFVDLAVEVGPQKVKQAAIDAGIPETEDLKANARVTLGTASPSLVHLVNAYATFAAEGVRATPHIVEAVYDASGEEEIPPEKEIPEPERKFEEGVVRDVIWALRETAEQGSARNTQGAQRTVAAKTGTGQNNESALLVGFAKQLAAGVKIYRGDGHKPLYGVGAPKGNTTKRLGGGTYPARIWAAFMYAALRGQQDEKFPEPAHIGRVLNPLPEPEPTPQETLPPEPSPNPGDGQGKRGDKPTVRPTFNPGNPGDGCGGLFQEPCPPDDGGGQNPPPPEEDQQRKQGSGDGTGNGDGT, encoded by the coding sequence ATGAGTGATTACCGTCACGGGTTCCCGCCCGCGCACGGCTCTGGTCCGTACGTACGCCCTGGCAGCTCACCGGGACGCTCCGACTACGGGAACAGCTTCGACGACGATCCCGAACTGGCCCGCCTGCTGGGCCCGCGCACCTCGGGGACGTACGCCGGGGGCGGCAACCGCCAGCAGATCCCGGACGCCTCCCGGCGGAGCGAGCCGCAGCCCTCCGGTGGGAGGCGCCGCCGCGCCGCGCAGGGCACCGCGACCCCGCCTCCCACCGCGCGACCACCGAGAACCCGCGCGGAGGCGCGGGCACGGGCACGGGAAGCGGCGCGGCGGAGCAAGCGTCGCTTCATCGATTACCCGCGCGCCGACAAGACCGGCCTGGCCCGCTGGGTGCCGTCGTTCACGCAGGTGGCGATCTGCTGCCTGTTCTTCCTGGCGCTCGGCATGGCGGTGTTCACGTACGCGTACATCAAGACGCCCGTCCCCGACCCGAACGAGTTCGCCGAGGCACAGGCGGTGATCTACCAGTATGCCGGGGGCCGGCAGGACATCTACCGGGACGGCGAGAACCGGATCAAGGTCTCCTACGAGCAGATGCCGCCCGCCGTGCGGTACGCGCCGGTCGCGCTGGAGAACCGGACGTTCTTCACCGACAACGGCATCTCGCCCAAGGGCATCCTCCGGGCGCTGTGGAGCAACCTGAAGGGCGGCTCCACCCAGGGCGGCTCGACGATCACCCAGCAATACGTCAAGAACTACTACCTGACGCAGGAGCGGACCCTTGAGCGCAAGCTCAAGGAGTTCATCATCGCCCTCAAGATCGACAAGCAGATGCGCAAGGATCAGATCCTTGAGGGCTACCTGAACACCATCTACTTCGGCCGCAGGTCCTATGGGGTGGCCACCGCCGCCGAGACGTACTTCGGCAAGCCGGTCGACAAGCTCACCATCGGCGAGGCCGCGGTCCTCGCGTCGATCCTGCGCAGCCCCGGCTTCTACGACCCGTACATCGGCAACAACGGCAAGCTGAACCCGGCGAACCTCAACCGGCTGAAGGCCCGGTACGCCCTCGCGCTCAACGAGCTGGTCAAGCTCCAGCGGCCCGACTGGCACTTCACGCAGGCCCAGGCCGATGAGTGGAAGCGCAACTTCCCGATGCCCAAGCCGCCGGTGAAGAAGAAGAACGAGCTCGGCGGCCAGCGCGGCTACATCGTCGAGATGGTCAACAAGGAGCTCAAGGAGCGCTACGGCCTCACCGAGGCCAAGCTCGACCGGGGCGGGTACCGGGTCGTCACCACGATCGACCCGAAGGCCCAGCGGGCCGCCGAGGACGCGGTCCAGAAGGAGTTCTGGGACAAGGCCGGCGAGGTCGACATCCCCAGCGACGTCCACGTCGCCCTCACCGCCGTCGAGCCGGGCACCGGTAAGATCAAGGCGGTCTACGGCGACAAGAACTATCTCACCCGCCCCTACAACGGCGCCGCCACCGCCGGCGGTGCCCAGGCGGGCTCGACCTTCAAGGTCTTCACGCTGGCGGCCGCGCTCCGGGAGGGCATCTCGCTGGAGAGCCGGTTCGCCGGGGACTCCCCGTACTACATCCCGACCAAGAACGGCGCGAGTTCCAACGAGCCGCCGGTCGACAACGAGAACGACAAGGACTGGGGCGAGGGGCCGGACCGCCGGATCGACATGATCACGGCGACGAAGAACTCCATCAACTCCGCCTTCGTCGATCTCGCCGTCGAGGTCGGGCCGCAGAAGGTGAAGCAGGCCGCGATCGACGCGGGCATCCCGGAGACCGAGGACCTCAAGGCCAACGCCCGGGTTACGCTCGGCACCGCCTCGCCCAGCCTGGTCCACCTGGTCAACGCGTACGCGACCTTCGCCGCCGAGGGCGTGCGGGCCACCCCGCACATCGTCGAGGCGGTCTACGACGCCAGCGGCGAGGAGGAGATCCCGCCGGAGAAGGAGATCCCGGAGCCGGAGCGGAAGTTCGAGGAGGGCGTGGTCCGGGATGTCATCTGGGCGCTGAGGGAGACCGCCGAGCAGGGCTCGGCGAGGAACACCCAGGGGGCGCAGCGGACGGTCGCGGCGAAGACCGGCACCGGCCAGAACAACGAGTCCGCCCTGCTGGTCGGGTTCGCCAAGCAGCTCGCCGCGGGCGTGAAGATCTACCGTGGCGACGGTCACAAGCCGCTGTACGGCGTGGGCGCGCCGAAGGGGAACACGACGAAGCGGCTCGGCGGCGGCACCTACCCGGCGAGGATCTGGGCCGCGTTCATGTACGCGGCGCTGAGGGGCCAGCAGGACGAGAAGTTCCCCGAGCCCGCGCACATCGGCAGGGTGCTCAACCCGCTGCCCGAGCCGGAGCCGACGCCGCAGGAGACGCTGCCGCCGGAGCCCTCGCCGAATCCGGGCGACGGCCAGGGTAAGCGGGGCGACAAGCCCACGGTCAGGCCGACGTTCAACCCGGGTAACCCGGGCGACGGCTGCGGTGGGCTCTTCCAGGAGCCGTGCCCGCCCGACGACGGCGGCGGGCAGAATCCGCCGCCCCCGGAGGAGGACCAGCAGCGCAAACAGGGCAGCGGCGACGGGACCGGCAACGGGGACGGCACGTAA
- a CDS encoding DUF5318 family protein encodes MWSQRDVIDYSLARRATLEALFRGGALKMDVCDADPYLLRAAKYHGEPTNRDCPVCRRHKLTHVTYVFGDELGQYSGRIKSTKELEPMAREYGEFRVYVVEVCQGCAWNYLTSSYVLGDGVPRTPARRRRRAAEE; translated from the coding sequence ATGTGGTCCCAGCGCGACGTCATCGACTACTCGCTCGCCAGGCGAGCGACGCTGGAGGCCTTGTTCCGTGGCGGCGCACTGAAGATGGACGTGTGCGACGCCGACCCCTACCTACTGCGCGCCGCGAAGTACCACGGCGAGCCGACCAACCGGGACTGCCCCGTCTGCCGCAGGCACAAGCTCACCCATGTGACGTACGTCTTCGGGGACGAGCTCGGCCAGTACTCCGGCAGGATCAAGTCCACCAAGGAGCTCGAGCCGATGGCTCGTGAGTATGGAGAGTTCCGGGTGTACGTGGTCGAGGTGTGCCAGGGTTGCGCATGGAACTATCTGACGTCCTCGTACGTGCTCGGGGACGGAGTGCCGCGAACCCCTGCCCGGCGCCGTCGGCGCGCCGCCGAGGAGTAG
- a CDS encoding PadR family transcriptional regulator: MGKRSGVLELAVLGLLAESPLHGYELRKRLNALLGSFRAFSYGSLYPCLKDLLAKGWIAEETPQEATPGGRPLKGRRSKIVYRLTPEGKEHFQQLLATSGPSEWEDENFGVRLAFFAKTDADVRMRILEGRRSRLEERLHALRQSLARTWERLDNYTLELQRHGLESVEHEVRWLNELIATERAEHRDTGSGEPGSGAGTSAERPAKRTEGAPRPDADSDPSAPASGSTEY, from the coding sequence GTGGGCAAGCGCTCCGGCGTGCTCGAGCTCGCGGTTCTCGGGTTGCTGGCCGAGTCCCCGCTGCACGGCTACGAGCTGCGCAAGCGCCTGAACGCGCTGCTCGGCTCGTTCCGGGCGTTCTCGTACGGGTCGCTGTACCCGTGCCTGAAGGATCTGCTCGCGAAGGGCTGGATCGCCGAGGAGACCCCACAGGAGGCCACCCCGGGCGGCCGGCCCCTCAAGGGCCGGCGATCGAAGATCGTCTACCGGCTGACCCCGGAGGGTAAGGAGCACTTCCAGCAGCTCCTCGCCACCTCCGGGCCCTCCGAGTGGGAGGACGAGAACTTCGGCGTACGGCTCGCGTTCTTCGCCAAGACCGACGCGGACGTGCGGATGCGGATCCTGGAGGGCCGGCGCAGCCGACTGGAGGAGCGGCTGCACGCGCTGCGGCAGTCGCTGGCCCGCACCTGGGAGCGCCTGGACAACTACACGCTCGAGTTGCAGCGCCACGGGCTGGAGTCCGTGGAGCACGAAGTGCGGTGGCTGAACGAGCTGATCGCGACAGAACGCGCGGAACACCGCGACACCGGGTCCGGCGAGCCGGGCAGCGGCGCTGGGACCAGCGCCGAGCGCCCGGCGAAGCGCACGGAAGGCGCGCCACGGCCGGACGCGGACTCGGATCCGTCCGCCCCAGCATCTGGATCAACTGAATACTGA